From a single Leclercia sp. AS011 genomic region:
- the sufD gene encoding Fe-S cluster assembly protein SufD, giving the protein MAGLANSSNALQQWHRLFEAQGGTRSEQAQQHLQQMLRLGLPTRKHENWKYTPLDGLLNGEFVTRPASVTASDRDALALTLDATRLVFVDGRFSPELSDSTDGSGFEVAINDERHSLAAPVQPELFLHLTESLAQSVTHIRVKRNARPAKPLLLMHITQGLEGEEINTAHYRHHLELGEGAEATVIEHYASLTPARHFTGSRLTMNVAANAQLHHIKLAFENAASHHFAHNDLLLAADAAAYSHSFLLGGAVLRHNTSTQLNGENTTLRINSLAMPVKTEVCDTRTWLEHNKGYCNSRQLHKTIVSDKGRAVFNGLINVVQHAIKTDGQMTNNNLLMGRLAEVDTKPQLEIYADDVKCSHGATVGRIDDEQMFYLRSRGIDKQAAEKMIIYAFAAELTEALGDETLRQQVLARIGQRLPGGVA; this is encoded by the coding sequence ATGGCTGGCTTAGCGAACAGCAGTAACGCGCTGCAGCAGTGGCATCGTCTGTTTGAGGCCCAGGGCGGGACGCGCTCGGAGCAGGCCCAGCAGCACCTGCAGCAGATGCTGCGTCTCGGATTGCCGACGCGTAAGCATGAGAACTGGAAATATACCCCGCTGGATGGGCTGCTGAACGGCGAGTTCGTAACCCGGCCCGCCAGCGTGACGGCAAGCGATCGCGATGCGTTGGCGCTCACCCTCGACGCTACGCGGCTGGTGTTTGTTGACGGGCGCTTTAGCCCGGAACTGAGCGACAGCACCGACGGCAGCGGGTTTGAGGTGGCGATCAACGACGAGCGCCATAGCCTGGCGGCACCGGTACAGCCGGAGCTGTTCCTGCATCTCACCGAGAGCCTGGCGCAGAGCGTGACCCATATTCGCGTGAAGCGTAACGCCCGCCCGGCGAAGCCGCTGCTGCTGATGCACATCACCCAGGGGCTGGAGGGGGAGGAGATCAACACTGCCCACTATCGCCACCATCTGGAACTGGGTGAAGGGGCTGAGGCGACCGTGATTGAGCACTACGCCAGCCTGACCCCTGCGCGGCACTTTACCGGCTCGCGCCTGACCATGAACGTGGCGGCCAACGCCCAGCTGCACCATATCAAGCTGGCGTTTGAGAATGCGGCGAGCCATCACTTCGCCCATAACGATCTGCTGCTCGCTGCCGATGCGGCGGCCTACAGCCACAGCTTCCTGCTGGGCGGTGCGGTACTGCGCCATAACACCAGCACCCAGCTCAACGGCGAAAACACTACGCTGCGCATCAACAGCCTGGCGATGCCGGTGAAAACCGAAGTGTGCGACACCCGTACCTGGCTCGAGCACAACAAGGGCTACTGCAACAGCCGTCAGCTGCACAAAACCATCGTCAGCGATAAGGGCCGGGCGGTCTTTAACGGGCTGATTAACGTGGTGCAGCACGCCATCAAAACCGACGGCCAGATGACCAACAACAATCTGCTGATGGGCCGGCTGGCGGAGGTGGACACCAAACCGCAGCTGGAAATCTACGCCGATGACGTGAAGTGCAGCCACGGGGCAACGGTGGGTCGCATTGATGATGAGCAGATGTTCTATCTGCGCTCCCGCGGTATTGATAAGCAGGCGGCAGAGAAAATGATCATTTACGCCTTTGCCGCCGAGCTGACCGAAGCGCTCGGAGATGAAACCTTAAGACAGCAGGTGCTGGCGCGTATCGGCCAGCGTCTGCCCGGAGGTGTGGCATGA
- the sufC gene encoding Fe-S cluster assembly ATPase SufC, whose product MLSIKDLQVSVEDKAILRGLSLDVRPGEVHAIMGPNGSGKSTLSATLAGREDYEVVGGSVEFKGKDLLELSPEDRAGEGIFMAFQYPVEIPGVSNQFFLQTALNAVRKYRSEEELDRFDFQDLMEEKIQLLKMPEDLLTRSVNVGFSGGEKKRNDILQMAVLEPELCILDETDSGLDIDALKIVADGVNALRDGKRSFIIVTHYQRILDYIKPDYVHVLYQGRIVKSGDFTLVKQLEEQGYGWLSEQQ is encoded by the coding sequence ATGTTAAGCATTAAAGATTTACAGGTCAGTGTGGAAGATAAAGCGATCCTGCGCGGCCTGAGCCTGGACGTGCGTCCGGGGGAAGTCCACGCCATTATGGGGCCGAACGGCTCGGGGAAAAGTACGCTCTCGGCGACCCTCGCCGGGCGTGAAGATTACGAAGTGGTCGGCGGCTCGGTGGAATTCAAAGGCAAAGATCTGCTGGAGCTCTCACCGGAAGATCGTGCTGGCGAAGGCATTTTTATGGCCTTCCAGTATCCGGTGGAGATCCCCGGCGTCAGCAACCAGTTCTTCCTGCAGACTGCCCTCAATGCGGTGCGCAAATACCGTAGCGAAGAGGAGCTGGATCGCTTTGATTTTCAGGATCTGATGGAAGAGAAGATCCAGCTGCTGAAGATGCCGGAAGATCTGCTCACCCGCTCGGTCAACGTCGGTTTTTCCGGTGGGGAGAAGAAGCGTAACGACATTCTGCAGATGGCGGTGCTGGAGCCGGAGCTGTGCATCCTCGACGAAACCGACTCCGGGCTGGACATCGACGCCCTGAAGATTGTCGCCGACGGTGTTAACGCCCTGCGCGACGGCAAGCGGTCGTTCATCATCGTGACCCACTACCAGCGTATTCTCGATTACATCAAGCCGGACTACGTGCATGTGCTCTATCAGGGGCGGATTGTGAAATCCGGTGATTTCACGCTGGTGAAACAGCTGGAGGAGCAGGGCTATGGCTGGCTTAGCGAACAGCAGTAA
- the sufB gene encoding Fe-S cluster assembly protein SufB — protein sequence MSRHTEATDDVNTWSGGHINYKEGFFTQLQTDELAKGINEEVIRAISAKRNEPDWMLEFRLNAFNAWLEMEEPHWLKAHYDKLNYQDYSYYSAPSCGNCDDTCASEPGAVQQTGANAFLSKEVEEAFEQLGVPVREGREVAVDAIFDSVSVATTYREKLGEQGIIFCSFGEAIHDHPELVKKYLGTVVPGNDNFFAALNAAVASDGTFIYVPKGVRCPMELSTYFRINAEKTGQFERTILVADEGSYVSYIEGCSAPVRDSYQLHAAVVEVIIHKDAEVKYSTVQNWFPGDNNTGGILNFVTKRALCEGENSKMSWTQSETGSAITWKYPSCILRGDNSIGEFYSVALTSGHQQADTGTKMIHIGKNTKSTIISKGISAGKSQNSYRGLVKIMPTATNARNFTQCDSMLIGPDCGAHTFPYVECRNNSAQLEHEATTSRIGEDQLFYCLQRGISEEDAISMIVNGFCKDVFSELPLEFAVEAQKLLAISLEHSVG from the coding sequence ATGTCTCGACATACTGAAGCAACTGACGACGTCAACACCTGGTCCGGCGGCCATATTAATTACAAAGAGGGCTTCTTCACCCAATTGCAGACCGATGAGCTCGCAAAAGGGATCAACGAAGAGGTCATCCGCGCCATTTCTGCCAAGCGTAACGAGCCAGACTGGATGCTGGAGTTCCGCCTGAACGCGTTTAACGCCTGGCTGGAGATGGAAGAGCCGCACTGGCTGAAAGCGCATTACGACAAGCTGAACTATCAGGATTACAGCTACTACTCTGCGCCCTCGTGCGGCAACTGCGACGACACCTGCGCCTCCGAGCCGGGCGCGGTGCAGCAGACCGGCGCTAACGCCTTTTTAAGCAAAGAGGTGGAAGAGGCCTTCGAGCAGCTCGGTGTGCCGGTGCGCGAAGGGCGTGAGGTGGCGGTGGACGCCATCTTCGACTCCGTCTCGGTCGCCACCACCTACCGGGAGAAGCTGGGCGAGCAGGGGATCATCTTCTGCTCCTTTGGCGAAGCCATTCACGATCACCCCGAGCTGGTGAAGAAGTACCTCGGCACCGTAGTGCCGGGCAACGACAACTTCTTTGCGGCCCTGAACGCGGCGGTGGCCTCCGACGGCACCTTCATCTATGTGCCGAAAGGCGTGCGCTGCCCGATGGAGCTGTCGACCTATTTCCGCATCAACGCCGAGAAAACCGGCCAGTTTGAACGCACCATTCTGGTGGCCGATGAGGGTAGCTACGTCAGCTATATCGAGGGCTGTTCCGCCCCGGTACGCGACAGCTATCAGCTGCACGCCGCGGTGGTGGAGGTGATCATCCATAAAGACGCCGAGGTGAAATACTCCACGGTACAGAACTGGTTCCCTGGGGATAACAACACCGGCGGCATCCTGAACTTCGTCACCAAGCGCGCCCTGTGCGAAGGCGAAAACAGCAAGATGTCCTGGACCCAGTCGGAAACCGGCTCCGCCATCACCTGGAAGTACCCGAGCTGCATTCTGCGCGGGGATAACTCCATCGGCGAGTTCTACTCGGTGGCGCTGACCAGCGGGCATCAGCAGGCCGATACCGGCACCAAGATGATCCACATCGGTAAAAACACTAAATCGACCATCATCTCGAAAGGGATCTCGGCGGGCAAAAGCCAGAACAGCTACCGCGGGCTGGTCAAGATCATGCCGACCGCCACCAACGCGCGTAACTTTACCCAGTGCGACTCGATGCTGATTGGCCCGGACTGCGGGGCGCATACCTTCCCGTATGTCGAGTGCCGCAATAACAGCGCCCAGCTGGAGCACGAGGCCACCACCTCGCGGATCGGTGAAGATCAGCTCTTCTACTGCCTGCAGCGCGGCATCAGCGAAGAGGATGCCATTTCAATGATCGTGAACGGCTTCTGTAAGGATGTGTTCTCTGAACTGCCGCTGGAATTTGCCGTTGAAGCGCAGAAATTACTGGCGATCAGCCTTGAACACAGCGTCGGTTAA
- the sufA gene encoding Fe-S cluster assembly scaffold SufA, which yields MQQHSETFDPTEFAWRGLSLTPAAAAHIRELVSKQAGMLGVRLGVKTTGCAGFGYVLDTVSEPAKDDLLFEQDGARLYVPLQAMPFIDGTEVDYVREGLNQLFKFNNPKAQNECGCGESFGV from the coding sequence ATGCAACAGCATTCAGAAACATTTGATCCGACAGAATTTGCGTGGCGTGGATTGTCACTAACACCGGCCGCCGCGGCGCACATCCGCGAGCTGGTGAGTAAACAGGCGGGCATGCTGGGCGTGCGGTTAGGCGTTAAGACCACCGGCTGCGCCGGATTTGGTTACGTACTGGATACCGTCAGCGAACCGGCGAAAGACGATCTGCTTTTCGAGCAGGACGGTGCCCGGCTCTATGTCCCTTTGCAGGCGATGCCGTTTATTGACGGTACAGAAGTGGATTACGTGCGCGAAGGCTTAAACCAGTTATTCAAATTCAATAACCCGAAAGCCCAGAACGAATGCGGCTGCGGCGAAAGTTTTGGGGTATAG
- the menI gene encoding 1,4-dihydroxy-2-naphthoyl-CoA hydrolase, translated as MIWKRAVTLQALNAMSDGNMVGLLDIQFTRIGEDELEATMPVDSRTHQPFGLLHGGASVVLAETLGSVAGYLCTEGEQKVVGLEVNANHIRSVRSGRVRGVCRALHTGGRHQVWQIDIFDDQQRLCCSSRLTTAVV; from the coding sequence ATGATCTGGAAACGTGCCGTTACCCTGCAGGCGTTAAACGCCATGAGCGACGGGAACATGGTGGGGTTGCTGGACATCCAGTTTACCCGCATCGGCGAGGATGAACTGGAAGCCACCATGCCGGTGGACAGCCGCACCCATCAGCCGTTTGGCCTGCTGCACGGTGGGGCATCGGTAGTGCTGGCTGAAACCCTCGGCTCGGTGGCGGGCTATCTCTGCACCGAAGGGGAACAGAAGGTGGTAGGGCTGGAGGTCAATGCCAACCACATCCGTTCCGTGCGCAGCGGTCGGGTGCGCGGCGTCTGTCGCGCCCTGCATACCGGCGGGCGACATCAGGTGTGGCAGATTGATATCTTCGATGACCAGCAGCGTCTGTGCTGCTCATCGCGGCTGACCACTGCGGTGGTGTAA